In Nocardia yunnanensis, one DNA window encodes the following:
- a CDS encoding TIGR03086 family metal-binding protein, whose product MTTPAFDLETAAAEVEAVVTAVADTDFDRPTPSGISVGALLAHIVGFTEAFRQGATKEMLGRSQPPAPGAALAPDWRDRIPAQLKALAAAWREPSAWAGDTEVGGVVAPASQMAIFALDELVIHGWDLARAIGAPYAPPASDLAVLQGFLRDTPREGIPGLFGPVVDIPAEAPLLDRVLGLTGRDPAWSA is encoded by the coding sequence ATGACCACACCGGCCTTCGATCTCGAGACAGCCGCCGCGGAGGTGGAGGCGGTCGTCACCGCCGTCGCCGATACGGACTTCGACCGGCCCACGCCCTCGGGCATCAGCGTGGGCGCACTGCTCGCCCACATCGTCGGCTTCACCGAGGCGTTCCGACAGGGCGCGACCAAGGAGATGCTCGGCCGCTCGCAGCCCCCGGCCCCGGGCGCCGCGCTCGCTCCCGACTGGCGCGATCGAATTCCGGCGCAGCTGAAGGCGCTCGCGGCCGCCTGGCGGGAACCCTCCGCGTGGGCCGGTGACACCGAGGTCGGCGGCGTGGTCGCGCCCGCCTCGCAGATGGCGATCTTCGCGCTCGACGAGCTGGTCATCCACGGCTGGGATCTGGCCCGTGCGATCGGCGCGCCCTACGCCCCGCCCGCCTCCGATCTCGCCGTGCTGCAAGGCTTCCTGCGCGACACCCCGCGCGAAGGCATCCCCGGTCTCTTCGGCCCGGTGGTGGACATCCCCGCCGAGGCCCCGCTCCTCGACCGTGTCCTGGGCCTGACCGGCCGCGACCCGGCGTGGTCGGCCTGA
- a CDS encoding DUF6918 family protein — MVAALSESLLDDAKRPAFIADAEKVLDEEVSDKGGASGLVVKGGYAAIKKVSPSIVGDALSSFAPKFVEQLEPYWAEYQNGGASSFADLLVAKQDEVADALLSVTDARAEASSRPALTKVYNSMRSSAKKHVVEALPRLGQLVQKHAG; from the coding sequence GTGGTTGCAGCACTGTCTGAATCCCTGCTCGATGACGCCAAGCGTCCGGCCTTCATCGCCGACGCCGAGAAGGTTCTGGACGAGGAGGTGTCGGACAAGGGCGGCGCGTCGGGCCTCGTCGTCAAGGGCGGCTACGCCGCGATCAAGAAGGTCAGCCCGTCGATCGTGGGCGATGCGCTGTCGTCGTTCGCGCCCAAGTTCGTCGAGCAGCTCGAGCCCTACTGGGCCGAGTACCAGAACGGTGGCGCGTCGTCGTTCGCCGATCTGCTGGTCGCCAAGCAGGACGAGGTCGCCGACGCGCTGCTGTCGGTGACCGACGCGCGGGCCGAGGCCTCCTCGCGTCCGGCCTTGACCAAGGTCTACAACTCCATGCGTTCGTCGGCGAAGAAGCATGTCGTCGAGGCGCTTCCGCGCCTGGGCCAGCTGGTGCAGAAGCACGCCGGCTGA
- a CDS encoding aldo/keto reductase has product MEYRRLGNSGLLVPALSFGAGTFGGRGDLFSAWGDTDARQARRLVDISLDAGVTLFDTADVYSDGASEEVLGEAIRGRRDRLLLSTKASLPTGPGPNDAGSGRARLISAVEGSLRRLGADHLDLFQLHAFDAGTPVEEVLAALDELVRAGKIRYVGASNFAGWQLMKSLAAADEHGFPRYVAHQVYYSLVGRDYEYELMPVGLDQGVGAVVWSPLGWGRLTGKIRRGRPLPAGSRLHQTAEAGPPVDDELLYDVVDVLDELAAETGRTVPQIALNWLLRRPSVATVLVGARDEDQLRQNLGAVGWSLDAEQIARLDKASATTPPYPYYPYYRLPDFARLNPPAV; this is encoded by the coding sequence ATGGAATACCGTCGGCTCGGCAATTCCGGTCTGCTGGTCCCGGCCTTGAGCTTCGGTGCGGGCACCTTCGGCGGCCGCGGCGATCTGTTCTCCGCGTGGGGCGATACCGACGCCCGGCAGGCGCGCCGTCTGGTGGACATCAGCCTCGATGCGGGCGTCACCCTGTTCGACACCGCCGACGTCTACTCCGACGGTGCGTCGGAAGAGGTGCTGGGCGAGGCGATCCGGGGCCGCCGCGACCGATTGCTGCTCTCGACCAAGGCGTCCCTGCCCACCGGTCCCGGCCCCAATGACGCGGGATCCGGTCGCGCCCGGCTGATCTCGGCCGTCGAGGGTTCGCTGCGCCGGCTCGGCGCCGACCATCTCGACCTGTTCCAGCTGCACGCCTTCGACGCGGGCACGCCGGTCGAGGAGGTGCTGGCCGCTCTCGACGAACTGGTGCGCGCGGGCAAGATCCGCTACGTCGGCGCCTCCAACTTCGCGGGCTGGCAGCTGATGAAATCCCTTGCCGCCGCGGACGAGCACGGCTTCCCGCGCTATGTCGCGCATCAGGTCTACTACTCGCTGGTCGGGCGCGACTACGAGTACGAGCTCATGCCGGTGGGTCTGGATCAGGGTGTCGGCGCGGTGGTGTGGAGCCCGCTCGGCTGGGGTCGGCTGACCGGGAAGATCCGGCGCGGCCGACCGCTGCCGGCGGGCAGCCGCCTGCACCAGACCGCCGAGGCCGGACCGCCGGTCGACGACGAGTTGCTCTACGACGTCGTCGACGTGCTCGACGAACTCGCGGCCGAGACCGGCCGGACCGTCCCGCAGATCGCCCTGAACTGGCTGCTGCGGCGGCCCAGCGTGGCCACCGTCCTCGTCGGCGCCCGCGACGAGGACCAGTTGCGGCAGAACCTGGGCGCGGTCGGCTGGAGCCTGGACGCCGAGCAGATCGCCCGGCTGGACAAGGCGAGCGCCACCACGCCGCCCTACCCCTACTACCCGTACTACCGGCTGCCGGACTTCGCGCGACTGAATCCGCCTGCGGTGTAG
- a CDS encoding inorganic phosphate transporter → MSAELLVLLIVVCTALAFDFTNGFHDTANAMATSIATGALRPRTAVLLSGALNLLGAFLSVAVAATVAEGIVDLSEVSGRALLDIVFAGLVGGILWNLFTWLLGLPSSSSHALFGGLIGSTIAALGWHGVIWTAGSKGVLAKIIVPALLSPVVAALVAAIASWVVYRITQRSNEKSVSRGFRYGQIGTASLVSLAHGTNDAQKTMGIIFLALIAHGSAKATDQIPLWVIVACAIAMAAGTCLGGWRIIRTLGKGLVDIAPPQGFAAESTSAAIILTSAHFGLPLSTTQVVTGSILGSGLGRPGAEVRWGVLGRMVVAWVLTLPLAGLVGALCWAILHGVGGTAGILVVLALLIAMSALIWFRSKRAVVNSHNVTDDWDGAGPGTPETPAHHHAARRTDDNVGIG, encoded by the coding sequence GTGTCTGCCGAACTGCTCGTTCTGCTGATCGTTGTTTGCACAGCCTTGGCATTCGACTTCACCAACGGATTCCACGACACCGCGAACGCGATGGCCACCTCCATCGCGACCGGTGCGCTCCGTCCGCGTACCGCCGTACTCCTGTCCGGAGCGCTGAATCTGCTGGGCGCCTTCCTCAGCGTCGCCGTCGCCGCGACCGTCGCCGAGGGCATCGTGGACCTGTCGGAGGTGAGCGGACGGGCCCTGCTCGACATCGTCTTCGCCGGTCTCGTCGGCGGCATCCTGTGGAATCTGTTCACCTGGCTGCTGGGTCTGCCCTCCAGCTCCTCGCACGCCCTGTTCGGCGGCCTCATCGGCTCCACCATCGCGGCGCTGGGCTGGCACGGCGTCATCTGGACCGCGGGCAGCAAGGGCGTGCTCGCCAAGATCATCGTGCCGGCCCTGCTGTCGCCGGTGGTGGCCGCGCTGGTCGCCGCCATCGCCTCCTGGGTGGTGTATCGGATCACCCAGCGCAGCAACGAGAAATCCGTCTCCCGCGGCTTCCGCTACGGGCAGATCGGCACCGCCTCCCTGGTCTCGCTGGCGCACGGCACCAATGACGCGCAGAAGACCATGGGCATCATCTTCCTGGCGCTGATCGCGCACGGCTCGGCCAAGGCCACCGATCAGATCCCGCTGTGGGTGATCGTGGCCTGCGCCATCGCCATGGCCGCGGGCACCTGCCTGGGCGGCTGGCGCATCATCCGGACCCTGGGCAAGGGCCTGGTCGACATCGCGCCGCCGCAGGGCTTCGCCGCCGAATCCACCAGTGCCGCGATCATTCTCACCTCGGCCCACTTCGGCCTGCCGCTGTCCACCACCCAGGTGGTGACCGGATCGATCCTCGGTTCCGGCCTCGGCCGGCCCGGCGCGGAGGTGCGCTGGGGCGTGCTGGGCCGCATGGTGGTGGCCTGGGTGCTGACGCTGCCGCTGGCCGGTCTGGTCGGCGCGCTGTGCTGGGCCATCCTGCACGGCGTCGGCGGCACCGCCGGGATCCTCGTGGTGCTGGCGCTGCTGATCGCCATGTCCGCGCTGATCTGGTTCCGCTCCAAGCGCGCGGTCGTGAACTCGCACAACGTCACCGACGACTGGGACGGCGCCGGACCGGGCACCCCGGAAACCCCGGCGCACCACCACGCGGCGCGCCGCACG
- a CDS encoding VOC family protein — protein sequence MEILSSRVILRPGDYERTLGFYRDALGLAIAREYPGGTVFFAGQSLIEVAGHGRADEAPAGFSGAIWLQVRDCGDTAAELALRGVAIDRAPRQEPWGLIEMWVRDPDGVPIVFVQIPANHPIRRDIRGD from the coding sequence ATGGAGATACTGAGCAGTCGGGTCATCCTGCGGCCCGGCGACTACGAGCGGACGCTGGGGTTCTACCGGGATGCCCTCGGGTTGGCCATCGCGCGTGAGTATCCGGGTGGGACGGTCTTTTTCGCGGGGCAGTCGCTGATCGAGGTGGCCGGGCACGGGCGGGCCGACGAGGCGCCCGCCGGGTTCTCGGGGGCCATCTGGTTGCAGGTGCGTGATTGTGGCGACACCGCCGCGGAACTCGCGCTGCGGGGTGTCGCGATCGATCGCGCGCCGCGGCAGGAGCCGTGGGGGCTGATCGAGATGTGGGTGCGCGATCCCGACGGGGTGCCGATCGTGTTCGTGCAGATTCCGGCGAATCACCCGATCCGACGGGACATTCGGGGCGATTGA
- a CDS encoding alpha/beta hydrolase, whose protein sequence is MSVRTSRIAARWATMALTTALTSAAALGLGGLPAGADTPANTPATLPGVTLPDLKTDDGSYIKSVAAKDEHTVTFTVFSAAMNQVFPVDVLRPRDASAPRPSLYLLNGAGGGEDQATWQLRTDALDFLADKNVNVVQPIGGAFTWYTDWVQPDPRLGVNKWSTYLGKELPPLMNAALGGNGVNAIAGISMAGLPVLNSVIQNPGLFRSAAVYSGFFQTLTPLGRESIRMVTEMYGGGKVENMWGPDDDPLWAANDPTLNAEKLRGTNLFISTGNGIPGAFDVPGARGRMERNPADTTKTVALGSFIEANVELSTSILQTRLQALNIPATFEFRTTGTHIWGYWQDDLKASWPVLAQGLDSAP, encoded by the coding sequence ATGTCGGTCCGGACCAGTCGAATCGCCGCCCGCTGGGCGACCATGGCCCTCACCACGGCCCTCACCTCCGCCGCGGCCCTCGGGCTCGGCGGCCTGCCGGCGGGCGCGGATACGCCGGCCAATACCCCGGCGACGCTGCCCGGCGTCACGCTGCCGGATCTGAAGACCGACGACGGCTCGTACATCAAGAGTGTCGCCGCCAAGGACGAGCACACGGTCACCTTCACCGTCTTCTCCGCCGCCATGAACCAGGTCTTCCCGGTCGACGTGCTGCGCCCGCGCGACGCCTCCGCACCCCGGCCCAGCCTCTACCTGCTCAATGGCGCGGGCGGCGGCGAGGACCAGGCGACCTGGCAATTGCGCACCGACGCACTGGATTTCCTGGCCGACAAGAACGTCAATGTGGTGCAGCCGATCGGCGGCGCGTTCACCTGGTACACCGATTGGGTGCAGCCCGACCCGCGGCTCGGGGTCAACAAATGGTCCACCTATCTCGGTAAGGAACTGCCGCCGCTGATGAACGCCGCCCTGGGCGGCAATGGCGTCAACGCCATCGCGGGCATCTCCATGGCCGGCCTGCCCGTGCTGAATTCGGTCATCCAGAATCCCGGCCTGTTCCGCAGCGCGGCCGTGTACAGCGGCTTCTTCCAGACCCTCACGCCGCTCGGGCGGGAATCGATCCGCATGGTCACCGAGATGTACGGCGGCGGCAAGGTCGAGAACATGTGGGGCCCCGACGACGATCCGCTGTGGGCCGCCAACGATCCCACCCTCAATGCCGAGAAACTGCGCGGCACCAACCTTTTCATCTCCACCGGCAACGGCATTCCCGGCGCGTTCGACGTGCCCGGCGCGCGCGGCCGGATGGAGCGCAATCCGGCCGACACCACCAAGACGGTGGCCCTGGGGTCGTTCATCGAGGCGAACGTGGAACTGTCGACCTCGATTCTGCAAACCCGGTTGCAGGCGTTGAACATTCCCGCGACCTTCGAGTTCCGCACCACCGGCACCCACATCTGGGGCTACTGGCAGGACGATCTGAAGGCATCGTGGCCGGTGCTGGCGCAGGGTCTCGACTCCGCCCCGTAA
- a CDS encoding siderophore-interacting protein has translation MAKRSKYVKPEHREVLGAEVLASKRISPNFVRVTLGGTGLSGFTAMGYDQWFRLFMPGRDGSLKLPTSAGSLGWYAQYLMMGKEHRPLTRNYTVRDYRAAGFGEFGSTAEIDIDFVSHGDDSPASAWANNATPGSQVGLLDEGIMYQAPEQMESTLLVGDESALPAIAGVLRSLPRETTGAAYIEIPSAEDKQELNEPAGVRVNWLVRTDAHGEVGALAAAAVREADLPGTGVYAFVAGEQKLAAGVRRYLAQEREIPKADITFTGYWRVGKSQG, from the coding sequence ATGGCGAAGCGCAGCAAGTATGTCAAGCCCGAACACCGCGAGGTCCTCGGCGCGGAAGTCCTGGCCAGCAAACGAATCAGCCCCAATTTCGTCCGCGTCACCCTCGGCGGGACGGGCCTGAGCGGCTTCACCGCCATGGGGTACGACCAGTGGTTCCGGCTGTTCATGCCCGGCCGCGACGGCAGCCTGAAGCTGCCCACCTCGGCCGGCAGTCTCGGCTGGTACGCGCAGTACCTCATGATGGGCAAGGAGCATCGGCCGCTGACGCGCAACTACACCGTGCGCGACTATCGGGCCGCCGGTTTCGGGGAGTTCGGCAGCACGGCGGAGATCGATATCGACTTCGTGTCGCACGGCGACGACAGCCCGGCCTCGGCATGGGCGAACAACGCCACCCCCGGCAGCCAGGTCGGGCTGCTGGACGAGGGCATCATGTATCAGGCCCCGGAGCAGATGGAGTCGACCCTGCTGGTCGGCGACGAGAGCGCGCTGCCGGCCATCGCGGGCGTGCTGCGCTCACTGCCGCGCGAGACCACGGGCGCGGCGTATATCGAGATTCCGTCGGCCGAGGACAAGCAGGAGCTGAACGAACCGGCGGGCGTTCGGGTGAATTGGCTGGTGCGCACCGATGCGCACGGCGAGGTGGGGGCGCTGGCCGCCGCGGCGGTGCGCGAGGCGGACCTGCCCGGCACGGGCGTCTACGCCTTCGTCGCGGGTGAGCAGAAGCTGGCCGCGGGCGTGCGGCGGTATCTGGCGCAGGAGCGCGAAATCCCCAAAGCGGACATCACTTTCACCGGTTACTGGCGAGTCGGCAAGTCCCAGGGCTGA
- the menD gene encoding 2-succinyl-5-enolpyruvyl-6-hydroxy-3-cyclohexene-1-carboxylic-acid synthase produces the protein MNPSTAQAHVIVDELARGGVRDVVLCPGSRNAPLAFALQTADQAGRIRLHMRIDERSAGFLAVGLAAASGCPVPVVMTSGTAVANLGPAVLEANYARLPLIVLSANRPYEMLGTGANQTVEQFGLFGSQVRAAISLGLAETESGGGYAAQNSVWRSAVCRVLAAARGTRSGNAGPVHFDIPLREPLVPDLAAGESLPAGRPGERPWTATQYATLDVPLDIDLTPDTVVISGHGAGQRPELAALPTVAEPTAPMHGPALHPLALPLLKPTQAIITGRPTLHRQVSRVLADPEVTVYALTTGPRWPDVSGNVVGTGTRAVIHGAPRPEWLARCAALNEKAVSVVRAELAAHPKPTGLHVAAVVMDALHEGDQLLLGASNPVRDAALVSQPRPGIRVLSNRGVAGIDGTVSAAVGAALTHAGRTVALMGDLTFLHDASGLLIGPGEPRPEDLTIVVANDDGGGIFELLEQGDPQYAGVFERVFGTPHGMDLAALCAAYRVPHRQVDPAELAAELTGHAHGIRVLEVATERSSLRELHATVRAGVSN, from the coding sequence GTGAATCCATCGACAGCACAGGCGCACGTCATCGTCGACGAGCTCGCGCGCGGTGGAGTGCGGGACGTGGTCCTGTGCCCCGGATCGCGAAACGCGCCGCTGGCCTTCGCTTTACAGACGGCGGACCAGGCGGGCCGGATTCGGCTGCACATGCGCATCGACGAACGCAGCGCGGGATTCCTGGCCGTCGGCCTGGCCGCCGCGAGCGGCTGCCCGGTCCCGGTCGTCATGACCTCCGGCACCGCCGTGGCGAATCTCGGCCCGGCCGTACTGGAAGCGAACTACGCGCGGCTGCCGCTGATCGTGCTGTCGGCCAATCGGCCCTACGAGATGCTCGGCACCGGAGCGAACCAGACGGTCGAGCAGTTCGGTCTGTTCGGTAGCCAGGTGCGTGCCGCCATCAGCCTCGGCCTGGCCGAGACCGAATCCGGCGGCGGCTACGCGGCGCAGAACAGCGTGTGGCGCTCGGCGGTGTGCCGGGTGCTGGCCGCCGCGCGCGGCACCCGCTCCGGTAATGCCGGGCCGGTGCACTTCGACATTCCGCTGCGCGAACCGCTGGTCCCGGACCTGGCCGCCGGTGAGTCGCTGCCCGCCGGGCGGCCCGGCGAACGGCCGTGGACCGCAACGCAATACGCCACCCTGGACGTGCCGCTCGATATCGACCTGACCCCCGACACGGTGGTCATCTCCGGTCACGGGGCCGGCCAGCGCCCGGAGCTGGCGGCGCTGCCCACGGTGGCCGAGCCGACCGCGCCCATGCACGGTCCCGCCCTGCATCCGCTGGCGCTGCCGCTGCTGAAACCCACGCAGGCCATCATCACCGGGCGGCCCACCCTGCATCGGCAGGTGTCGCGGGTGCTGGCCGATCCGGAGGTCACCGTGTACGCGTTGACCACCGGTCCGCGCTGGCCCGATGTGTCCGGCAATGTGGTGGGCACGGGGACGCGCGCGGTGATTCACGGTGCGCCGCGGCCGGAGTGGCTCGCGCGGTGCGCGGCATTGAACGAGAAGGCGGTCTCGGTGGTGCGGGCCGAGCTGGCCGCACATCCGAAACCGACCGGGCTGCATGTGGCGGCGGTGGTCATGGACGCCCTGCACGAGGGCGATCAGCTGCTGCTCGGCGCGTCGAATCCGGTGCGCGACGCGGCCCTGGTCTCCCAGCCGCGGCCTGGTATCCGGGTGCTGTCCAACCGCGGCGTCGCCGGTATCGACGGCACCGTGTCCGCCGCGGTCGGCGCGGCCCTCACGCACGCGGGCCGGACCGTCGCGCTCATGGGCGATCTGACCTTCCTGCACGACGCGTCCGGACTGCTCATCGGACCGGGCGAACCCCGGCCGGAGGACCTCACCATCGTGGTCGCCAACGATGACGGCGGCGGCATCTTCGAACTGCTCGAACAGGGCGATCCGCAGTACGCGGGCGTGTTCGAGCGGGTTTTCGGCACCCCGCACGGCATGGATCTGGCCGCGCTGTGCGCGGCCTACCGGGTGCCGCACCGTCAGGTCGACCCGGCGGAGCTGGCGGCCGAACTCACCGGGCACGCGCACGGCATTCGCGTGCTCGAGGTCGCGACCGAACGGTCGAGCCTGCGGGAACTGCACGCGACCGTGCGGGCCGGCGTTTCGAATTAG
- a CDS encoding TetR/AcrR family transcriptional regulator, with translation MSQDTIDPDLAPGSVRPGGRTARVRAAVLRAAGDLLAETGYATLDLGEVAARAEVGKTTVYRRWRTPAGLVADLLVEMAETSLPHSDTGSLRGDLLENARLVGRTLTDPRQGRLFRAVIAAATSDDTAAAALRAFYDTRLAEWSPCVTAAIARGEIPPDTDPRAVLSAVSAPLYYRLLASGDPVDEAAVAAAATAAALAAEQGVFTRPTTQSAR, from the coding sequence ATGAGCCAGGACACCATCGATCCGGACCTGGCGCCCGGATCGGTCCGCCCCGGCGGGCGGACGGCCCGCGTGCGCGCGGCCGTGCTGCGCGCCGCCGGTGATCTGCTCGCCGAAACCGGTTACGCCACCCTCGATCTGGGCGAGGTGGCCGCCCGCGCCGAGGTCGGCAAGACCACGGTCTACCGCCGCTGGCGCACCCCCGCCGGACTGGTCGCCGACCTGCTGGTCGAGATGGCGGAAACCTCACTCCCCCACAGCGATACCGGCAGCCTGCGCGGCGACCTGCTCGAAAACGCCCGCCTGGTCGGCCGCACCCTGACCGACCCGCGCCAGGGCCGCCTCTTCCGCGCCGTCATCGCCGCCGCCACCAGCGACGACACCGCGGCCGCCGCTTTGCGCGCCTTCTACGACACCCGCCTGGCCGAATGGTCGCCTTGCGTCACGGCGGCCATCGCCCGCGGCGAGATCCCGCCCGACACCGACCCGCGCGCGGTTCTCTCCGCCGTCTCCGCGCCCCTGTACTACCGGCTGCTCGCCAGCGGCGACCCGGTGGACGAGGCGGCCGTGGCCGCCGCCGCGACGGCCGCGGCCTTGGCAGCCGAACAGGGCGTATTCACCAGGCCGACAACCCAATCCGCCCGCTGA
- a CDS encoding 1,4-dihydroxy-2-naphthoyl-CoA synthase, protein MTFNATLWRPVPGFENLTDITYHRHIEQGTVRIAFDRPEVRNAFRPHTVDELYRALDHARMTADVGAVLLTGNGPSPKDGGWAFCSGGDQRIRGRSGYQYASGETADTVDVARAGRLHILEVQRLIRFMPKVVIALVNGWAAGGGHSLHVTCDLTLASREHARFKQTDADVGSFDAGYGSAYLAKMVGQKFAREIFFLGRPYTAEEMHQMGAVNAVVDHEQLEDVALEWTADILGKSPQAIRMLKYAFNLQDDGLVGQQLFAGEATRLAYMTDEAVEGRDAFLEKREPDWKPYPWYF, encoded by the coding sequence GTGACCTTCAATGCGACGCTGTGGCGGCCCGTCCCGGGATTCGAGAACCTGACCGACATCACGTACCACCGGCACATCGAGCAGGGCACCGTGCGGATCGCCTTCGATCGTCCCGAGGTGCGCAATGCCTTCCGGCCGCACACCGTCGACGAGCTCTACCGCGCCCTCGACCACGCCCGCATGACCGCAGACGTCGGCGCGGTGCTGCTCACCGGCAACGGACCCAGCCCCAAGGACGGCGGCTGGGCCTTCTGCTCCGGCGGCGACCAGCGCATTCGCGGGCGCAGCGGCTACCAGTACGCCAGCGGCGAGACCGCCGACACCGTGGACGTGGCGCGCGCCGGGCGACTGCACATTCTCGAGGTGCAGCGGCTCATCCGATTCATGCCGAAGGTGGTGATCGCGCTGGTGAACGGCTGGGCCGCGGGCGGCGGCCACAGCCTGCACGTCACCTGCGACCTCACCCTCGCCTCGCGCGAGCACGCCCGGTTCAAGCAGACCGACGCCGACGTGGGCAGCTTCGACGCCGGCTACGGCAGCGCCTACCTGGCGAAGATGGTGGGGCAGAAGTTCGCTCGCGAGATCTTCTTCCTCGGGCGCCCCTACACCGCCGAGGAGATGCATCAGATGGGCGCGGTCAACGCGGTCGTGGATCACGAGCAGCTCGAGGACGTGGCGCTGGAGTGGACCGCCGACATTCTCGGCAAGTCGCCGCAGGCCATCCGGATGCTGAAGTACGCCTTCAACCTCCAGGACGACGGACTGGTCGGTCAGCAGCTCTTCGCCGGGGAGGCCACGCGCCTGGCCTACATGACCGACGAGGCGGTCGAGGGCCGCGACGCCTTCCTCGAGAAGCGCGAACCCGACTGGAAGCCGTACCCCTGGTATTTCTGA